One part of the Acidobacteriota bacterium genome encodes these proteins:
- a CDS encoding isocitrate/isopropylmalate dehydrogenase family protein has product MATYRIAWLPGDGVGVDVLDATRIVLDRLKLDAEYIHGDIGWEFWCAEGDAFPARTIELLKHVRAALFGAITSKPVKTAEAELAPALRGTGLVYRSPIVRMRQLFDLYLCLRPCKAYPGNPLNFKDAIDLVVFRENTEDLYSGVEFNPVPDELAAALTKLSKPFAHFAGLKGDEYAVSCKINTRKGSERIIEAAFAFARQHGRKKVTVVHKANVVRATDGMFLEIAKDVAARYPEIIFDEANVDAMTMWLLKNPLNYDVLVAPNLYGDIISDLCAQMVGGLGFGCSANIGDTLGVFEPSHGSAPKYAGLYKVNPIATILTAKMMLDWLGEKEMAARLERATALVIKQGRVRTYDMGGTDTTLEMGEAIAREL; this is encoded by the coding sequence ATGGCGACATATAGGATCGCGTGGCTGCCTGGTGATGGTGTTGGCGTAGACGTGCTCGACGCGACGCGGATCGTGCTCGACCGCCTGAAGCTCGACGCCGAGTACATTCACGGCGATATCGGCTGGGAGTTCTGGTGCGCCGAGGGCGACGCGTTTCCGGCGCGGACGATCGAACTGTTGAAGCACGTGCGGGCGGCGCTGTTTGGCGCCATCACGTCGAAGCCGGTCAAGACGGCCGAAGCTGAACTTGCGCCTGCCCTGCGCGGTACAGGGCTCGTCTATCGCTCTCCGATCGTCAGAATGCGACAGCTGTTCGATCTCTATCTCTGCCTCCGGCCGTGCAAGGCATATCCCGGCAATCCGCTCAACTTCAAGGACGCCATCGATCTGGTGGTCTTCCGCGAGAACACGGAGGATTTGTACTCGGGTGTCGAGTTCAATCCGGTCCCCGATGAACTGGCGGCGGCGCTGACGAAGCTCTCCAAGCCGTTCGCGCATTTTGCCGGACTCAAGGGCGACGAGTACGCCGTGTCGTGCAAGATCAACACGCGGAAGGGCTCGGAGCGCATCATCGAGGCGGCGTTCGCGTTCGCCCGCCAGCACGGGCGCAAGAAGGTCACGGTCGTGCACAAGGCGAATGTCGTGCGTGCGACTGACGGCATGTTCCTGGAGATCGCCAAGGACGTGGCGGCGCGCTATCCGGAGATCATCTTTGACGAAGCCAACGTCGATGCGATGACGATGTGGCTGCTGAAGAACCCGTTGAACTACGACGTGCTGGTGGCCCCGAATCTCTACGGCGACATCATTTCGGATCTGTGCGCGCAGATGGTCGGCGGCCTCGGCTTCGGCTGTTCGGCCAACATCGGCGACACGCTCGGGGTCTTCGAGCCGTCGCATGGTTCCGCGCCGAAATACGCGGGGCTGTACAAGGTCAATCCGATCGCGACGATCCTGACGGCCAAGATGATGCTGGACTGGCTGGGTGAGAAGGAGATGGCCGCGCGGTTGGAGCGCGCTACCGCCCTCGTCATCAAGCAGGGCCGCGTTCGCACCTACGACATGGGCGGCACCGACACGACACTCGAAATGGGTGAGGCCATCGCGAGGGAACTGTAG
- a CDS encoding hydroxymethylglutaryl-CoA lyase produces MMAKVLLHEVGLRDGLQIEEQTVPTDRKLQWIDQLAASGLDMIQVGSFVNPQKMPQMADTDDLFRRLAAPGRRRPGVVYTGLVLNEKGLERGLACGVDYFCMGVSASDTHSRKNTGMGTTEATDRIIAMGRRTVAAGRGVQVSVQSAFGCGFEGLVPQERVLGIVARFLDADLTTVSLADTAGHASPAQVQDLFGAVGALDSRISMVCHFHDTYGLGLANAYAAWTAGVTCFESAFGGLGGCPFAAVAAGNICTEDLVHLFHRMHERRDVLLEPIVSVANDAAQFFKRALPGRIHTTGPIPGGQAC; encoded by the coding sequence ATGATGGCCAAGGTCCTGCTACACGAAGTCGGTTTGCGTGACGGGTTGCAGATCGAAGAGCAGACGGTCCCGACCGATCGCAAACTTCAATGGATCGATCAGCTCGCCGCCTCCGGCCTGGACATGATCCAGGTGGGCTCGTTCGTGAATCCGCAGAAGATGCCACAGATGGCGGACACCGACGACCTGTTCCGCCGGCTCGCAGCGCCCGGCCGTCGGCGCCCGGGCGTGGTCTACACGGGACTGGTGCTCAACGAGAAGGGCCTCGAGCGAGGACTCGCCTGCGGCGTCGACTACTTCTGTATGGGCGTCTCGGCCAGTGATACGCACAGCCGGAAGAACACCGGCATGGGCACGACAGAGGCGACCGATCGGATCATCGCGATGGGCCGCCGGACGGTGGCCGCAGGCCGGGGGGTTCAAGTGTCGGTGCAGTCGGCCTTCGGCTGCGGCTTTGAGGGCCTTGTCCCGCAGGAACGCGTCCTCGGCATTGTTGCGCGTTTCCTCGACGCGGATTTGACGACGGTCAGTCTGGCGGACACCGCCGGACACGCCAGTCCGGCCCAGGTCCAGGATCTGTTTGGCGCCGTCGGCGCGCTCGACTCCCGAATCTCGATGGTCTGCCACTTCCACGACACATACGGCCTCGGGCTCGCCAATGCGTACGCGGCCTGGACGGCGGGCGTGACGTGCTTCGAGTCGGCGTTCGGCGGCCTGGGAGGCTGTCCGTTCGCGGCCGTGGCGGCCGGCAACATCTGCACCGAAGATCTCGTGCACCTGTTCCACCGAATGCACGAGCGGCGCGACGTCCTGCTCGAGCCGATCGTGAGCGTGGCGAACGATGCCGCACAGTTCTTCAAACGGGCCCTTCCCGGCAGGATTCACACAACCGGTCCGATCCCGGGCGGCCAGGCCTGCTGA
- a CDS encoding CoA transferase, whose amino-acid sequence MKLLDGIRVLDLTNVLSGPFATLHLALSGAEVIKVEHPEGGDLARKLGNVPALNQKLMGTSFLAQNANKRSLTLNLKLEEAREIFRALAKSSDVVVENFRPGVMDRLGLSFASLREVNPRLIYCAISGFGQDGPDALKPAYDQIIQGLSGVMDVNGDERLHPLRCGFPVCDTIGGINAAFAIMGALYHRERTGEGQFIDIAMLDSVMPFMAWVAANLLIGGQPPVPMGNDNFTAAPSGVFATQDGRINIAANQQEQWESVCDVLGVPELKTDDRFQKRDIRKANRKALTPLLEARLTERPAAYWIEMLNKRGVPSGEILSLEDALNAPQIAHRGTLQEVSVPGVGTVKLFGLTARFEKTPGTIDSPPPRLSEHTEEILMSLGYSADEIAAFRKKGVV is encoded by the coding sequence ATGAAGCTGCTCGACGGCATCCGCGTGCTCGACCTGACCAACGTGCTCTCCGGCCCGTTTGCGACGCTGCATCTGGCGCTGTCAGGCGCGGAGGTCATCAAGGTCGAGCATCCGGAAGGCGGCGACCTGGCGCGCAAACTCGGCAATGTGCCTGCGCTTAACCAGAAATTGATGGGCACGAGCTTTCTGGCGCAGAACGCCAACAAGCGGTCGCTGACGCTCAATCTGAAGCTCGAGGAGGCGCGCGAGATCTTTCGCGCGCTCGCGAAATCCTCCGACGTCGTCGTGGAGAACTTCCGGCCCGGCGTGATGGACCGGCTGGGCCTCTCGTTCGCCTCGCTGCGCGAGGTCAATCCCCGGCTCATCTATTGCGCCATCTCGGGATTCGGCCAGGACGGCCCCGACGCCTTGAAGCCCGCGTACGACCAGATCATTCAGGGCCTCAGCGGTGTGATGGACGTCAACGGCGACGAGCGCCTGCATCCGCTGCGTTGCGGCTTCCCGGTCTGCGACACCATCGGCGGCATCAATGCGGCGTTCGCCATCATGGGTGCGCTGTACCATCGCGAGCGCACCGGCGAAGGCCAGTTCATCGACATCGCGATGCTCGATTCCGTGATGCCGTTTATGGCGTGGGTGGCCGCCAATCTGCTGATCGGAGGCCAGCCGCCTGTGCCCATGGGCAACGACAACTTCACCGCGGCGCCGTCAGGGGTGTTTGCGACGCAGGATGGCCGCATCAATATCGCCGCCAATCAACAGGAGCAATGGGAATCGGTCTGCGACGTGCTGGGCGTGCCGGAGTTGAAGACCGACGATCGCTTCCAGAAACGGGACATCCGCAAAGCCAACCGCAAGGCGCTCACGCCGCTGCTCGAAGCGCGGCTCACCGAGCGGCCGGCCGCGTACTGGATCGAGATGCTCAACAAGAGGGGCGTCCCGTCGGGCGAAATTCTGAGCCTGGAGGACGCGTTGAATGCGCCGCAGATCGCGCACCGGGGGACACTCCAGGAGGTGTCCGTGCCGGGCGTTGGGACGGTCAAGCTGTTCGGCCTGACGGCAAGATTCGAGAAGACACCCGGGACCATCGATTCGCCGCCGCCCCGCCTGTCGGAGCACACCGAGGAGATTCTCATGAGCCTCGGCTACTCCGCCGACGAGATTGCGGCATTCCGGAAGAAGGGAGTCGTCTGA
- a CDS encoding 3-isopropylmalate dehydratase large subunit, which yields MGMTVAQKILARASGLASVTVGDVVEPAVDLAMSHENTALVINQFAEVFEGTGLAPAVWDPNRIAVIFDHRVPAESAKTATNQKKVREFVGAHRITKFHDVRGDTGGICHQVLAEEGYDRPGYLIVGADSHTTSHGAFGALAFGVGATELASVWALGRAVNIQVPATIKVVARGGFSRHVTPKDLILHLIGLLTAEGANFKVIEFHGDGITNMSMSGRLVLCNMSVEAGATSGIVPADAETVRYLRDEAGVTDPLDLVQPDPDATYDRIVEIDVSTLEPQIACPHTVDNVKGVGAVAGTTVHQIVIGSCTNGRLDDLEVASKRLKDRKVAQGVRMLVFPASWKIYKEAMRRGYLANLIEAGAVVMNPGCGCCLGVHQGALGDGETALSTTNRNFKGRMGNPTANVYLCSPAVAAASAITGVVTDPRVGD from the coding sequence ATGGGGATGACGGTTGCGCAGAAAATCCTGGCAAGGGCCTCCGGCCTCGCCTCGGTCACGGTCGGTGACGTGGTCGAGCCGGCGGTCGATCTGGCCATGTCGCATGAGAACACGGCGCTGGTCATCAATCAGTTCGCCGAAGTCTTCGAGGGCACTGGCCTCGCGCCGGCCGTCTGGGACCCGAATCGCATCGCGGTGATCTTCGACCATCGGGTGCCCGCCGAGTCGGCCAAGACGGCCACCAATCAGAAGAAGGTCCGCGAATTCGTCGGCGCGCACCGCATCACGAAGTTCCACGACGTCCGGGGCGACACCGGCGGCATCTGTCACCAGGTGCTGGCCGAGGAAGGCTACGACCGGCCTGGCTACCTGATTGTCGGCGCCGACAGCCATACGACGAGCCACGGCGCGTTCGGCGCGCTGGCCTTCGGCGTGGGCGCGACAGAATTGGCATCCGTGTGGGCGCTCGGACGCGCAGTCAACATCCAGGTGCCGGCCACCATCAAGGTGGTGGCGCGCGGAGGGTTCAGCCGTCACGTCACGCCGAAGGATCTGATCCTCCACCTCATCGGACTGCTGACTGCTGAAGGGGCGAACTTCAAGGTGATTGAATTCCACGGCGACGGGATCACGAACATGTCGATGTCGGGCCGCCTGGTGCTCTGCAACATGTCGGTCGAGGCGGGCGCCACGTCGGGCATCGTGCCGGCCGACGCCGAAACGGTGCGCTACCTCCGCGACGAAGCCGGGGTCACCGATCCGCTCGATCTCGTCCAGCCGGATCCGGACGCGACCTACGACCGAATCGTCGAGATCGATGTCTCGACGCTCGAGCCGCAAATCGCCTGCCCGCACACGGTCGACAACGTGAAGGGCGTGGGCGCGGTCGCCGGCACGACGGTGCACCAGATCGTGATCGGTTCCTGCACCAACGGCCGGCTCGATGATCTGGAGGTAGCCTCCAAACGGCTCAAGGACCGGAAGGTGGCGCAGGGCGTGCGCATGCTGGTGTTCCCGGCATCCTGGAAGATCTACAAAGAGGCGATGCGCCGAGGTTATCTCGCGAATCTGATCGAGGCGGGCGCGGTGGTCATGAACCCAGGGTGCGGCTGCTGCCTGGGCGTGCACCAGGGGGCGCTCGGCGACGGCGAAACGGCACTATCGACCACGAACCGGAACTTCAAGGGCCGGATGGGCAACCCGACGGCCAACGTCTATCTGTGCTCGCCGGCGGTCGCAGCCGCGAGCGCCATCACCGGCGTCGTTACCGATCCGCGCGTGGGAGACTGA
- a CDS encoding 3-isopropylmalate dehydratase, which produces MATVVYRTGDDVSTDTIYPGRFMATVLPAETPQFCFADDKAFNGALQKRAFAPGSVIVAGQNFGCGSSREQAASTLKGHGLVVVARGFARIFLQNSCNLGVPTVICPSIEADLGDELDITATAVRNLTKGRDFPILPLPPARQAIIDAGGLIAYTRRRLVGK; this is translated from the coding sequence ATGGCAACGGTGGTCTACCGAACAGGCGATGACGTATCGACCGACACGATCTATCCGGGCCGCTTCATGGCGACGGTGCTGCCGGCCGAAACGCCGCAGTTCTGCTTTGCCGACGACAAGGCGTTCAACGGAGCGCTCCAGAAGAGGGCGTTCGCGCCAGGCAGCGTCATCGTCGCCGGCCAGAACTTCGGCTGTGGGTCCTCGCGCGAACAGGCAGCCTCCACGCTCAAGGGACACGGCCTTGTCGTGGTCGCCCGCGGCTTCGCGCGGATTTTCCTGCAGAACTCGTGCAACCTCGGAGTGCCCACAGTCATCTGTCCGTCGATCGAAGCCGATCTGGGAGACGAACTCGACATCACAGCCACCGCGGTCCGCAATCTGACGAAGGGCCGCGACTTCCCCATCCTCCCGCTACCGCCCGCGCGCCAGGCCATCATCGACGCCGGGGGCCTGATCGCCTACACGCGGAGAAGGCTGGTGGGGAAATAG